CCTTCACAACTCTCCCCACAGTGCTTGGGGTCCTCTGGTTTCATGCCCGGGAGATCAGCTTTAAAGCTTGCATCATTCAGATGTTCTTTATACATGCTTTCTCCCTCCTGGAGTCCTCAGTGCTGGTAGCTATGGCCTTTGACCGCTTCATGGCCATCTGTAACCCACTGAAGTATGCCACTGTCCTCACGGACATGATGATTGTGATGATTGGACTAATCATCTGTATACGGCTGTTAATTTTCATGTTTCCCTTGGGTCCTGCCTTGAAAAGCTTGTCTTTCCAAGGAGGCCAAGAGCTCTCCCACCCATTTTGCTACCACCCAGATATGATCAAACACACATATTCGAACCCCTGGGTCACCAGTTTTTGGGGCATGTTTATTCAGCTCTACTTGACTGGCACTGACTTATTGTTCATCATTTCCTCCTATGTCCTGATTCTCCATACTGTCCTGAGCATCCTGGCCCCCAAGAAGCAACAGAAAGCCCTCAGTACTTGTGCCTGTCACATCTGTGCTGTCACCACTTTCTACGTGCCAATGATCAGCCTGTCTTTGGCACACCGTCTCTTCAACTCAACCCCAAGTGTTGTCTGTAGCATTTTGGCCAATGTTTATCTGCTCTTACCACCTGTACTAAACCCTATTATTTATAGCTTGAAGACCAAGACAATCCGCCAGGCTATGCTTCAGCTGTTCCAATCCAAGCATCCACAAGGCCCCAATGTGAGGGGTCTTAGAGGAAGATGGGTTTGAAGTGGGAGGAAGGTATTGTCATTACATGATTATGTTTAAGTAGCAAAGGgatgtggggcaggcattttgacTACTATTGTGGCAATTCCAAATGAattagaagaggaagaaaagaaattcctTGGGTTtctcaaagatattttaaaaatagtacaacCCAAAACCAAATTTATTGTGTATC
This genomic stretch from Choloepus didactylus isolate mChoDid1 chromosome 6, mChoDid1.pri, whole genome shotgun sequence harbors:
- the LOC119537159 gene encoding olfactory receptor 51T1-like, yielding MSAFNNTTSSPSIFLLTAFPGLELAHAWISIPVCCLYTIALLGNSMILFVIASERSLHKPMYYFLSMLSAADLCLTFTTLPTVLGVLWFHAREISFKACIIQMFFIHAFSLLESSVLVAMAFDRFMAICNPLKYATVLTDMMIVMIGLIICIRLLIFMFPLGPALKSLSFQGGQELSHPFCYHPDMIKHTYSNPWVTSFWGMFIQLYLTGTDLLFIISSYVLILHTVLSILAPKKQQKALSTCACHICAVTTFYVPMISLSLAHRLFNSTPSVVCSILANVYLLLPPVLNPIIYSLKTKTIRQAMLQLFQSKHPQGPNVRGLRGRWV